In the Devosia sp. SL43 genome, GCGCCGGCATAGGTGTAATCGGTCACGCCGCTGATCACATACATGACAATCGACGGCTGAGCCGAACCTTGGGGCAGTGTATCCCAATGGGCTCGGTTGACGATCAACCCCGCCAAAGGCGCATGGGCGAGCAGCAGGCCGGCGAGCTTGGTTTGCATCTACTTGCCCCTCGCCGCCCGCTTGGCAGCTGCCTTTACTGCCTTTTCGATCCCGACCCACAACTCATCGCCGATGCGGTCAAGCACCTGATTTTTCGTCTCGTCCCAAGCCGGCCGCATAAACGGCTGCGGTGCGTTGCCGTCGCTGCCGAATTCTCGGAGATGGCCCTGCGGCCGATCGTCAGGGCCGATGTATCTTTCCTGCTCAGCGAACTTGCGATGCTCTGATTTCTGAGCCCTCGTCAGCGTGCCGGAAACGTCGATGGATTCCCGAAGCCCGCCACTATCGACAGGGGCATATCCTCGAGCTGCCTTTGCGACGATCTCGCCGGCATTATCCAATGCAACACGTCCAATTGCCCTTCGCTTCGTAGCCGTAAACTGAGACAGGGCAGCATCAAGTTCTTTGCCCCCAGCAAATGAAACAGTGACCTTCATTCGTCTGCTGCCGCTGCTGCGGTGATCTCAAGACCTTCACGACGGCCAAGTTCTTTGACCCCGGAGATGTCGTGAATTTTGTCCTGGTAGACCAGGCAGTCTTTCGGGTTGAGCACTGCCACCGTCGCGGAATACCGGATTTGGAACCGCATGGAGATCGAAGCGCCTACCTCGGCAGCCCTGACCTTCTCGCCATCACTGACGGGTGTTGCAGATGCCCAGACCGTAGCCAAGGGCGTGAAGCCTTCGATTGGCTCATTGTCCGCGTTGTAGGTGATCCCGTATTGCATCAGGGTGATGCGGCGATCGAGCTTTTCAGATTTCAAAGCCATGCGCGCAACGGGACTAGCAGGTTGCGGATCGTGTTCTGGTAAACCGCGGGATCGGCCATATCGATCGTCATCTTGACGTGCATGATGATGGCCGCCTTCATCAGGTCAATCCGGATATCTCCAGCGGCCATGCCGGCGACGAAGCGGATACGCACCGCCTCTTCGTCGGCGTACAGACCGGGCCATGAGTAGCCCGGATTTAGCTCGATACGGCCATCAGAGAGCACCGTGTAGGAGCCCGCCGAAAGCGTCTGCTCGACGCCGGCGGTATCCAGATACTTGATGGTCGTGACCGATGTCACCGGCACGGCTGACAGAACGATAGGATCATCGAAGCCCGGCGAACGCTGCTCGACGGTCGTGGACGCGACCACCATGCCGACCCGCCCGCTCGGTCCGTCAAGCTCGGCCTGGGCCGCCCTCAGCGCCGTGGTGATCATAGCATCACGATCGGTCGATGACTCCCCAAGCGCGGTCTTCACCTCGGACAGGGTGACCAGAAGTGACGGCTGGGTGATGACGACCAAGACCATGATGCGTCCCTTTAAGCCGCGGCGACGGCGGCAGTGCCGGCACTGGTTGCGGCAACGCTGCCGGCGATGCTGCTGCCGGTCACTGTGACCGTGATCACGGCGCCGACGTCAGCAACGGCGAGGAGATATGTGGCGGCAGTGGCGCCGCTGATGGCAACCCCGCCGCGCTTCCACTGACGGGCGAAGATTGGCGTCGGCTTGCCGGTCCATGTGCCCGTGGTGGAGGTGAGGGTCTGCCCGACCGTCGGAGTGCCGGTGATGGCCGGGAGAACCGTGTTCGCCGGCTTGGCAGGAACGCCGCCATGCTTGGCTGTGAAGCCCAGACGATTGGCGTAGCTGCGCTGATTGGCGCGCTTCGTGGTGGGCATGTTACTTCCCCTTGCCAGATGGCTTGGCGGCACCGCCGCGGCGACCGTTATTGTCGTGGTCGAGTGGATCAGTCTTGTTCGCAGGCGCGACCGGCTCCGCCTTGTTCTTCGGCGCCTGTTCCTTCTTGACCTTGGGGATGAACCCACGGGCCGCCCACGCGTCAAGGCGATCCTGCGAGATGTCCGTCGTGTCGATTTCCTGGCCGGCATGGACCATGCCGGTTTCGCCAGTGGCGAAGCTGTCGAGGGCTTTAACTTTCATGGTGATTCTCCTATCGGCTCATGAGATGGGCCGCGTGAGCGGCCCATCATGATCAACCGATCGATCAGGCCGCAGTGGCAGCGGTGATGGCGTCGGAATAGTCGCCCTTGATGAAGGCTTCCGGGCGATACACAGCCAGGGCAAGGCGTTCCTCGGCACGGACGGTCACCAGGTTCTGGCGGAAGTTCGTGCTGTCCTCGGTCGAGATTTCGACGTTGGCGTCTTCACGATCGAAGATCTGAGCGCCGAGCTGGAACGCACCGACGAGGAACTTGTCGATGGTCATGGCCTGGGTGTCGACCACAGGGAGGCCCCAGAGGCGCTTCTGCAGGTTGCCGGCGGGGTTGGCCATCAGGTAGTTGCCGCCCAGATCCTTGGTCAGCTCAATGGTCGCCCAGTCGGTGGGGTGCATCACGACGCCGTTCGGCGGGTATTCCGCGAGGAATGCCTGCAGCATGGCAAGGCGGATGACGTCGATCTTGGTCACGGTCGCCGGGATGGTGATCGGGGTCGAGAAAGCCGTCGCCTGGGTATAGATGCCATTGAGGTCGGTGCCGGTGCCGCCACCCATCAGAAGCTGGGTTTCCTCGACATACATCAGGCCGTAGCGCAAGCGCCCGTCGATGTAGCTCTGGAGCATCGGAACGTCGTCAAGGATCTGCTTGGTGGCCTGCACCCAATGGGCAATGGTCGTCACAGCAGCGGTCATCAGATCGAACTTGATTTCCGACTGCGGCTTGGCCGTGCCCGCGGTTTCAGTCACGGTCGCCGCCGAGTTCGTGAACCCGGTTTCCTTGATATACTGGATGGCGTTCGAGCTGGTGCGGCCGGGCGTCAGCAGGTCGCGGATCGTCATGCGACGGGTGACGGGGTCGATCAGGCCACGACGATCAGGAACGATCAGATCGCCGGCAGAGCCGTTAGCATCGGTGGTCAGGGCCGAGATGATGGCCTTAACCTGGACCGATACACGGCCCTTGCCTCCAGACTTGAGGAAAGCCTGTACTTCGTCGCTGTCCGTGACGAGCTCGCCCATAGACTTGCGGCGCTCCGGCTCACCAGCACCGCGAACCATCTTCTGCTCGATCTCGGTGAGACGCGCAGAGATTTCGTTGTGCTTGACCAGAGCCTCATCGGCCCTCTGCTTGGTCTCTGCCGTGGTCACGCCGAGGTTCTTGATCTCGGTATTCGTGGTTTCGGCAATCTTCTTGACCTCGTCGGCGGCCTTCTTAAGGTCGAGGACGAGGGCTTCCATTTCTTTTTCATCAGCCATTGGAATTCTCCGTTAGGCGTTGGGAAGGAAGGCGCTCACTGCGGATCGCAGATCGGCCATGACATTCGCCTTCACGCCCTCGGACTCGCTCCGAATGGCCTTCGCATAGCCGACAGAGGCGATCTGTACGGCCATGGCTTTGGGGACCCCTGCATCACGCAGGAGGTCCTCGAATTCTTTGATTGGCATGGGATCGCCGTCACGTAGCCGGCGGGCGAACTCTTCCATACGTTCGGACTTCACCGCTTCGATGCGGGCCCTGCGATTGGCTGGAAACGAAACCAGGGAGATTTCCATCAGGTCCAGTTCGTCCAGGTTGCGGACGTTGCCATCAGGCGTAACCTTAATCTCGCGATAGCCGATCGAAAGCCCGCCGATGGCCTTGTTCTTCGCAAGGGTATGGACCTCGCGAGCGCGCTGAATATCCATCAGCAGCCGGCCCTTACCCCACAGCCCCTTCTTGTCCTCGGCCAGATCCTCCCAGACGCCGATCGGCTCGGAAGGATTATGCTGCCAGAACATCAGAACTTGCGTCCCTTCCCGGCTGTGCTTGGCCAGGCTGGCCGCAAAGGCGCCAGGCATGACGCGCTCGCCGTAGGAATCGACGTTGCCGCTCACCGAGCCGTAGCCCGTGAAAGTTCCTTCATCCGAGAGGTCCTTGACCTCCAGGGCAAAATCCTTGGTTTTCATGGGCTTTATTCCTCGTCGTCTTCCGGTTTGGCCGGAGGCTTGGGAGTGGTCGGCTGCTCGCCGAGTGGGACGTTCTGGGACTGCACAGTGAGATCGTCGCCGCCCGGAAGTGGGGGCAGGTTTTCCAGCCGCCTCACTTCGTTCCGGGTCATGATGCCGTTCTGGACCATGACGGCGTAGAACGCGGATCGGG is a window encoding:
- a CDS encoding HK97-gp10 family putative phage morphogenesis protein; translation: MKVTVSFAGGKELDAALSQFTATKRRAIGRVALDNAGEIVAKAARGYAPVDSGGLRESIDVSGTLTRAQKSEHRKFAEQERYIGPDDRPQGHLREFGSDGNAPQPFMRPAWDETKNQVLDRIGDELWVGIEKAVKAAAKRAARGK
- a CDS encoding phage head closure protein, which encodes MALKSEKLDRRITLMQYGITYNADNEPIEGFTPLATVWASATPVSDGEKVRAAEVGASISMRFQIRYSATVAVLNPKDCLVYQDKIHDISGVKELGRREGLEITAAAAADE
- a CDS encoding phage major capsid protein, whose amino-acid sequence is MADEKEMEALVLDLKKAADEVKKIAETTNTEIKNLGVTTAETKQRADEALVKHNEISARLTEIEQKMVRGAGEPERRKSMGELVTDSDEVQAFLKSGGKGRVSVQVKAIISALTTDANGSAGDLIVPDRRGLIDPVTRRMTIRDLLTPGRTSSNAIQYIKETGFTNSAATVTETAGTAKPQSEIKFDLMTAAVTTIAHWVQATKQILDDVPMLQSYIDGRLRYGLMYVEETQLLMGGGTGTDLNGIYTQATAFSTPITIPATVTKIDVIRLAMLQAFLAEYPPNGVVMHPTDWATIELTKDLGGNYLMANPAGNLQKRLWGLPVVDTQAMTIDKFLVGAFQLGAQIFDREDANVEISTEDSTNFRQNLVTVRAEERLALAVYRPEAFIKGDYSDAITAATAA
- a CDS encoding HK97 family phage prohead protease — translated: MKTKDFALEVKDLSDEGTFTGYGSVSGNVDSYGERVMPGAFAASLAKHSREGTQVLMFWQHNPSEPIGVWEDLAEDKKGLWGKGRLLMDIQRAREVHTLAKNKAIGGLSIGYREIKVTPDGNVRNLDELDLMEISLVSFPANRRARIEAVKSERMEEFARRLRDGDPMPIKEFEDLLRDAGVPKAMAVQIASVGYAKAIRSESEGVKANVMADLRSAVSAFLPNA